DNA from Petropleomorpha daqingensis:
CGTGCCCCGCGACCGGCGGCCCGGGTGGGAGGTGCGCGGGTGGCCGCTCCTGCGACCGAGGGGGTCGGAGCGCCGGCGGACACCCTGATCAGCACCCCGGACCGGCGGCTGCGCGTGTTCATCTCCTCGACGATGGAGGAGCTCGCCGCCGAGCGCCGCGCCGTCCGCGACGCCATCACCCGGCTGCGGCTGACCCCCGTGCTGTTCGAGCTCGGCGCGCGCCCGCACCCGCCGCGCGACCTCTACCGGGCGTACCTGACGCAGAGCGACGTCTTCGTCGGCGTCTACGGGGAGCGCTACGGCTGGGTCGCGCCGACGATGGACATCTCCGGCCTGGAGGACGAGTTCAACCTGTCGGCCGGCATGCCGCGGCTGATGTACGTCCGCCGCGACGCCCCGGGCCGCGAGCCGCGCCTGTCCGCGCTCATCGAGCGGATCTGGAGCGAGGGCGGGGTCTCGACCACGCCCTACCGCGATCCCGAGCACCTCGCCGAGCTGGTGTCCGACGACCTCGCCGTCCTGCTCACCGAACGGTTCGCCGCGCCCGTGCGGCACCCGCCCGGGCTCGCGGCCGGATGGCTGCCCACCCCGCCGGCACCGCTGGTCGACCGCCGCGACGAGCTCGCGATGGTGACCGGCCTGCTGCGCGACCAGACGGTCCGGATGGTCACGCTCACCGGCCCGGGCGGCATGGGCAAGACCCGGCTGGCGCTGGCCGCAGCCGAGGCGATGGTGCCCGACCGGGACGGCGTGTGGTGGGTCGACCTGGCGCCGGTCCGCGACCCGGAGCAGGTGCCCGCCACCGTCTCCGGCGTGCTCGGCGTGACCCCGGAGGGGCGGCGGCCGCTGCTGGAGCTCGTCGGCGACCGGTTGTCCGGGCGGCGGGCGCTGCTGGTGCTCGACAACGTCGAGCAGGTGCTCGGCGCGGCGCCGGACCTCGCGGCCCTGCTCACCCGTTGCCCCGGCACCCAGCTGCTGGTCACCAGCCGCACCCTGCTCGGCCTGCGTGGCGAGCAGGACGTGCCGCTGGAGCCGCTGGCGATGCCGTCGCCCGGCGAGCGCGCCGTCGACCGCGTGCTCTCCAGCCCCGCCGTGCAGCTGTTCGAGGCCCGCGCCCGGCGCGCCGATCCGGGCTTCGACGTCACCGACGCCACGGCCGGGGCGGTCGCCGAGGTGGTGCGGCGCCTCGACGGGCTGCCGCTGGCGATCGAGCTCGCCGCCGCCCGGGTCCGCACGCTGCCGCCCACGATGCTGCTGCGCCGGCTGGACCGGGCGCTGGACCTCACCGGCTCGGACGTCGACGCCCCGGACCGGCAACGAACCCTGCGCGCGACCGTGGCCTGGAGCTACGACCTGCTCGGCGAGCCCGAGCGCGCGCTGCTGGCCCGCCTGTCGGTGTGCGCCGACGGCTGCGCCCTCGACACCGCCGAGGCGGTCGGGTCGGTGGACGGCGACGTCGACGTCCTGGAGTCGCTGTCGGTCCTGGTCGGTCACAGCCTGGTCACCTCCCGCGCCGGCGGCGAGGGCGAGCCGCGGTTCCGCATGCTCGAGCTGGTCCGCGCCTTCGCCGCGGAGCGGCTGCGCGAGCGCGGCGAGGAGGACGCGACCCGGGAGCGGCTGGCCGAGCACCTGGCCACGATCAGCGCGCTGGCCGGGGCCGGGCTGTCCGGTCCGGAGCACCGGTTCTGGCGGGTGCGGCTGGACGCCGAGACCGTCGATCTGCAGGTCGCGTTGCACTGGGCGATCGCGCACGACGAGGCGGAGCTCGCCGTCCGGATCGCCGCGCCGCTGGCCCGCTGGTGGTGGGCCCGCGGGCTGCTCGCGCCGATGGCGGAGTCGGCGGAGCGCACCGCCGCGCTGCCGTCGGCCGCCGCGCTGCCGCCGGACCTGGCCGGGCTGCTGCGCTGGGCCCGCGGTGCCACCCGGGTCGCCCACGGCTCGATCGAGGAGGCCGCCCCGTTCATCGCGGAGGTGGTCGCCGACGCCCGCGCCCGGGACGACGCCTGGCTGCTCGGGCACGGCCTCGTGATGCTCGGCATGACCCGGCCACCGGAGGACCCCGAGCAGCCGGCGCTGCTCGCCGAGGCGGTCGACGCGCTGCGGCGCAGCGGCGACGACTGGTCGGTCGCCTACGCGCTCGTGCCGCTGGGCAACGTGGCGCTGCTGTCCGGCGACCTGCCGAAGGCCGCGCGCACCCACGAGGAGGCGCTGGGCCTGGCCCGGGGCATCGGCGACGAGCACCTCATGGCAACGCTGCTCGACCAGCTCGGTCTCGACGCGCTGCTGGCCGACGACCTGACCGGCGCGCAGGAAAGGCTGGTCGAGTCGGCCGGGCTGCACCGGGAGATCCGCGACCAGGAGGGGCTCGCGTACTGCCTCGACCTGCTCGCGGCGCTCGCCCTGGGCCGCCGTGACGCCCGCACCGCGGCCCGGCTGATCGGCGCCGCCGATGCCGCCCGCGCCGAGCTGGGGGTGGTCATCTGGCCGCTGCTGCAGCCGCTCGCCGACCAGCTCGACGCCACCGTGCGCCGGGTCCTGGGCGAGGACGACGACCGGCGCGAGCGGTCCGCCGGCGCCGCCGCCGGCCCGTGGACGACGCTGGAGCAAGGCCTCGCCGCGGTCACGGGCCGGCTGGAGACCTCGTCGTCGTGAGCTGCCCTCCTAGGCGAAGTCCTCGGGCGAGAAGTCGCGCCGCTCGACCAGCACCAGCCAGTTGCCCGAGTTGTCGCGCATGACCGCCTCGACGCCGTACGGGCGGTCGGAGGGCTCCTGCAGGAACTGCACACCCTTGGCGGAGAGCTCCTCGAACGTCTTCCGGCAGTCGTCGACGTGCAGGCCGAGCCCGCCCGAGGTGCCCTTCTCCAGCTGCCGGCGGGTGAACGCGGCCGCCTCCTCGTCGAGCGGCGGTCCGGGGGTCATGAGGGTGATCTCCAGCTCCGGCTGGCTGGGGTGGCCGACGGTGACCCAGCGGAAGCCCTCGCCCATCGTGATGTCGGTGCGCGGGGTGAAGCCGAGGACGTCGACGTAGAAGTCGCGGGCGACGTCCTGGTCGAGGCAGTACAGCGTGATGAGCGAGACGTTCGTGATCATGCGCCGACGGTAGGGCCGCGAGCCGGACGCAGGCTTCTCTCAGATTGCTCGATCCGCCGCACCGCCAACTGCGCCACTTCGGCGTCAGGCCGGGCCGGTCTCGGTCGGGTCGAGGACGCCGCGCATGAACAGGAAGCAGCCGGGGACGTGCGCGCCGCCGCGCGCGGCCCACCGGTCGCGGTAGGCGGTCGGGCTCTCCCCCACCATCTGCCGGAACCGCGAGGAGAACGAGCCGAGGCTGGCGAAACCCACGGCGGTGCAGATCTCGGTGACCGTGAGGTTGGCGTGCCGCAGCAGATCCTGGGCCCGCTCGATCCGGCGGCGGGTCAGGTACCGGATCGGCGTCTCGCCGTAGGTCGCCTCGAAGCAGCGGACGAAGTGGTACTTCGAGACGCCGGCGACCGCGGCCAGGCGGTCGAGGTCGAGCGGTTCGGCATAGCGGCGGTCGACGTGGTCACGGGCCCGGCGCAGGTGACGCAGCAGGTCCCCGCCCGCCGTCACGACGCGGCGCGGCCGCGGCGCGCGGCGGCGTACGCGCGTGCCCGGAACCGCGCCAGCGGGCCGTCGGGCACGAGACCGTGCGGCGGGTTGCCGACGGCGTCGAAGCGGACACCGGGATCGACCGGCTCCCGCGCCGCACCGAGAACCAGCCGGCCGAACGGCCGCCACGGGCCCTGGCCGCGGGCGGCCGCCATGGTGAACCGGCGGGCGCTGCCGTCGTCGGGCAGCGCCGCCAGCCGCAGGGTCCCGGCGTCGGACCGGTAGCCCATGATCGACGTGTACGCCGTGGCGGCGTCCCGACGTGGCACCGGCACGAACCGCACCACGGGCCCGATCGGCGTGGCCCACAGCAGCAGGTCCACCGGGCCGTCGGGGATCCGCACCGCGAGGCCGAACACGTCGGGCAGCGGCGCCGGCAGCCCGGCGCTGCGGGAGATCCGGACGACGACGTCGTCCCGCGCCGGCTCGTCGAGCCACGGCACCCCGAACGGCGCGTGGCCGGTGCCGCGCTCGAGGACGCCGTCGACCAGCACGCCGGCCATTGTGTCCGCGCTCAGGCGGTCGCGGGAACCGCGCCGCGGCGGCCCGCGCCGGCGAGCGTGGCCGCCAGCCCGACGACGCCGTAGACCGCGAGGACGAGCACCGCCCAGCCCGCGCCGGCCCCGGCGAAGTAGACGATGCCGCGCACCGCACCGGTGGCCGCGCCCGGCGGCAGCCACGGGCCGATCGCCGCCCAGAACGGGGGCAGCAATGGTGCCGGGTAGGCACCGCCGGCGCTCGGGTTGCCGAGGACGACGAAGAGCAGGATCGCCAGCCCGATGCCGATCAGCCCGGTCCACACCTGCAGGGCCATCGTGATCGCGCCGACGGCGAAGACGACGAGCGCGCCGAAACCCGCGAGGG
Protein-coding regions in this window:
- a CDS encoding VOC family protein; this translates as MITNVSLITLYCLDQDVARDFYVDVLGFTPRTDITMGEGFRWVTVGHPSQPELEITLMTPGPPLDEEAAAFTRRQLEKGTSGGLGLHVDDCRKTFEELSAKGVQFLQEPSDRPYGVEAVMRDNSGNWLVLVERRDFSPEDFA
- a CDS encoding helix-turn-helix transcriptional regulator is translated as MTAGGDLLRHLRRARDHVDRRYAEPLDLDRLAAVAGVSKYHFVRCFEATYGETPIRYLTRRRIERAQDLLRHANLTVTEICTAVGFASLGSFSSRFRQMVGESPTAYRDRWAARGGAHVPGCFLFMRGVLDPTETGPA
- a CDS encoding phosphodiesterase; this encodes MLVDGVLERGTGHAPFGVPWLDEPARDDVVVRISRSAGLPAPLPDVFGLAVRIPDGPVDLLLWATPIGPVVRFVPVPRRDAATAYTSIMGYRSDAGTLRLAALPDDGSARRFTMAAARGQGPWRPFGRLVLGAAREPVDPGVRFDAVGNPPHGLVPDGPLARFRARAYAAARRGRAAS
- a CDS encoding ATP-binding protein; the protein is MAAPATEGVGAPADTLISTPDRRLRVFISSTMEELAAERRAVRDAITRLRLTPVLFELGARPHPPRDLYRAYLTQSDVFVGVYGERYGWVAPTMDISGLEDEFNLSAGMPRLMYVRRDAPGREPRLSALIERIWSEGGVSTTPYRDPEHLAELVSDDLAVLLTERFAAPVRHPPGLAAGWLPTPPAPLVDRRDELAMVTGLLRDQTVRMVTLTGPGGMGKTRLALAAAEAMVPDRDGVWWVDLAPVRDPEQVPATVSGVLGVTPEGRRPLLELVGDRLSGRRALLVLDNVEQVLGAAPDLAALLTRCPGTQLLVTSRTLLGLRGEQDVPLEPLAMPSPGERAVDRVLSSPAVQLFEARARRADPGFDVTDATAGAVAEVVRRLDGLPLAIELAAARVRTLPPTMLLRRLDRALDLTGSDVDAPDRQRTLRATVAWSYDLLGEPERALLARLSVCADGCALDTAEAVGSVDGDVDVLESLSVLVGHSLVTSRAGGEGEPRFRMLELVRAFAAERLRERGEEDATRERLAEHLATISALAGAGLSGPEHRFWRVRLDAETVDLQVALHWAIAHDEAELAVRIAAPLARWWWARGLLAPMAESAERTAALPSAAALPPDLAGLLRWARGATRVAHGSIEEAAPFIAEVVADARARDDAWLLGHGLVMLGMTRPPEDPEQPALLAEAVDALRRSGDDWSVAYALVPLGNVALLSGDLPKAARTHEEALGLARGIGDEHLMATLLDQLGLDALLADDLTGAQERLVESAGLHREIRDQEGLAYCLDLLAALALGRRDARTAARLIGAADAARAELGVVIWPLLQPLADQLDATVRRVLGEDDDRRERSAGAAAGPWTTLEQGLAAVTGRLETSSS